In Phaseolus vulgaris cultivar G19833 chromosome 10, P. vulgaris v2.0, whole genome shotgun sequence, a single genomic region encodes these proteins:
- the LOC137819156 gene encoding uncharacterized protein codes for MGPIDCAKRYNAYNVNGFKFRTLERDEGLKTQNSGIFGTFGTRSYASSIENQMQFGGVPYYGKLVDIIEINYNGRFSVTLFKCMWANTTTSRGIMTDDLGFTLVNFTRLIHIGDNDDDEPYIQAKEAQMVYYVVDELAKDWSIPVHLKPRDLYDMGEDNDVTFHECEAFVQNNFETLFVNGEGSISLTRIPEDEENVHQED; via the exons ATGGGGCCAATTGATTGTGCAAAACGTTACAATGCTTACAATGTAAATGGCTTCAAGTTCCGTACATTGGAGAGAGATGAAGGACTTAAAACACAAAACAGTGGGATATTTGGTACTTTTGGGACAAGGAGTTATGCAAGTAGCATCGAAAATCAAATGCAATTTGGGGGTGTGCCTTATTATGGAAAATTGGTAGACATAATTGAGATAAACTATAATGGTCGATTTTCTGTTACTTTGTTCAAATGTATGTGGGCTAATACAACTACTTCTAGAGGGATTATGACAGATGATCTTGGATTTACACTAGTAAACTTTACACGTTTGATACACATTggtgataatgatgatgatgaaccATACATCCAAGCTAAAGAAGCACAAATGGTTTATTATGTAGTGGATGAATTAGCTAAAGATTGGAGCATTCCTGTGCATCTAAAGCCACGAGACTTATATGACATGGGAGAAGATAATGATGTCACTTTTCATGAATGTGAAGCATTTGtacaaaacaattttgaaactttatttgTCAATGGAGAAGGGAGTATATCGTTAACAAG AATACCTGAAGATGAAGAAAATGTCCATCAAGAAGACTAG
- the LOC137819080 gene encoding uncharacterized protein, which yields MCPEVMNKDHWASFVDYRLNSRTKEIAKKNKDNRKKQTVPHTGGSKSIARKKDEMEKELGRKVSRGEVWVATHKHANGEFVNDGAREIGEKIQAYESNTSSLSHDISIDDSLAHAFGSEEHCSRVRGMGLGPCPSHVFGYTRNSRTGISSTTYRELENQVIALKSQLDEQNKRYEEREKRYEEHEKRFQIMMNFFLSKLSRSIAS from the exons ATGTGTCCAGAAGTAATGAATAAAGACCATTGGGCTTCTTTTGTTGACTACCGTTTAAATTCAAGGACAAAg GAAATTGCCAAAAAGAACAAGGATAATAGAAAGAAGCAAACAGTTCCTCATACTGGTGGATCCAAGAGCATTGCACGGAAGAAAGATGAGATG GAGAAAGAGCTTGGTCGTAAAGTTAGTAGGGGAGAAGTATGGGTAGCAACACATAAACATGCTAACGGAGAATTTGTGAATGATGGGGCAAGAGAGATTGGG GAAAAGATTCAAGCATATGAGTCAAATACATCTTCCCTCTCACATGATATATCAATTGATGATTCACTAGCTCATGCCTTTGGAAGTGAAGAACATTGTAGTCGTGTTCGAGGGATGGGATTGGGACCTTGCCCTTCTCATGTGTTTGGATATACTAGAAATTCTCGCACTGGGATATCTTCAACTACTTATAGAGAATTGGAGAATCAG GTTATTGCATTAAAGTCACAATTGgatgaacaaaataaaagatatgaAGAACGTGAAAAAAGATATGAAGAACATGAAAAAAGATTTCAGATAatgatgaatttttttctttcaaagttatCAAGGTCAATTGCCTCCTGA